The Saccharomonospora glauca K62 genome has a segment encoding these proteins:
- the ruvB gene encoding Holliday junction branch migration DNA helicase RuvB, translating to MIEPSGEVRRAPGETPLSATAQTGEREVETALRPRRLAEFVGQPRVREQLELVLESARKRGVAPDHVLLSGPPGLGKTSLAMIIASELNAAIRITSGPALEKAGDLAAILSNLAEGDVLFIDEIHRIARPAEEMLYLAMEDFRVDVVVGKGPGATSIPLEIPPFTLVGATTRSGALTGPLRDRFGFTGQMEFYSPAELEQVLRRSASILGIDIDAEGRAEIARRSRGTPRIANRLLRRVRDYAEVRADGVATLPVVRAALEVYDVDELGLDRLDREVLEALVRSFNGGPVGVSTLAVAVGEEPSTVEEVCEPYLVRAGMLARTPRGRVATGLAWEHLGLRPPDDAGGLDSTSSSLFD from the coding sequence ATGATCGAACCGTCCGGAGAGGTGAGGCGGGCTCCCGGCGAGACACCGCTGTCCGCGACGGCCCAGACGGGCGAGCGGGAAGTGGAGACGGCACTACGGCCGCGCCGGTTGGCGGAGTTCGTGGGCCAGCCGCGGGTCCGGGAACAGCTCGAACTCGTCCTGGAGAGCGCGCGCAAGCGCGGGGTGGCGCCGGACCACGTGCTGCTGTCGGGGCCGCCCGGTCTCGGGAAGACGAGCCTCGCCATGATCATCGCTTCCGAGCTCAACGCCGCCATCCGCATCACCTCCGGCCCCGCGCTGGAGAAGGCGGGCGATCTCGCGGCGATCCTGTCCAACCTGGCCGAGGGGGACGTGCTCTTCATCGACGAGATCCACCGCATCGCCCGGCCCGCGGAGGAGATGCTGTACCTCGCGATGGAGGACTTCCGCGTCGACGTGGTGGTGGGCAAGGGGCCCGGTGCCACGAGCATCCCGCTGGAGATCCCGCCGTTCACCCTGGTCGGTGCGACGACCAGGTCGGGGGCGCTCACCGGCCCGCTGCGCGACCGATTCGGCTTCACCGGGCAGATGGAGTTCTACAGCCCCGCCGAGTTGGAGCAGGTGCTCCGGCGGTCGGCGTCGATCCTCGGCATCGACATCGACGCGGAGGGGCGAGCCGAGATCGCCCGGAGGTCGCGCGGCACCCCCCGTATCGCCAACCGGCTGCTGCGCCGGGTTCGCGATTACGCTGAGGTGCGTGCCGACGGCGTGGCCACACTCCCCGTAGTGAGGGCCGCGCTGGAGGTGTACGACGTGGACGAGCTGGGGCTCGACCGGCTCGACCGCGAGGTGTTGGAAGCGCTCGTGCGGTCGTTCAACGGTGGGCCGGTCGGGGTGTCCACACTCGCGGTGGCCGTGGGTGAGGAGCCCAGTACGGTCGAAGAGGTGTGTGAGCCGTATCTCGTTCGGGCGGGTATGCTCGCGCGGACGCCACGGGGCCGGGTCGCCACCGGGTTGGCGTGGGAACACCTCGGGCTGCGGCCCCCCGACGACGCGGGAGGCCTTGACTCCACGTCATCGTCCCTGTTCGACTGA
- a CDS encoding DUF4262 domain-containing protein, with the protein MSAVTVETTFDNGHELDSDQQLREWIVEQAEQRGNAVVSVPPDDRGAGYAFTVCAWAMHGIPEAVVVGLPQEMSTVLLDAYVDRAATGERFEFGGLYDDFFEGVPVTFEKVAPAHYPEFFGSAFLVYPEGDFPAVQIIVPTTDGFWPWSEDSPEGFAQWQPVLTASGRPESWTPGVDGP; encoded by the coding sequence TTCCGATCAGCAGCTGCGGGAATGGATCGTCGAGCAGGCCGAACAACGCGGTAACGCGGTGGTCTCGGTCCCTCCCGACGATCGGGGAGCGGGATACGCGTTCACGGTGTGCGCCTGGGCCATGCACGGCATCCCGGAGGCGGTCGTCGTGGGGCTGCCGCAGGAGATGTCCACGGTGCTGCTGGACGCCTATGTGGACCGTGCGGCCACCGGCGAGCGATTCGAGTTCGGCGGGCTCTACGACGACTTCTTCGAAGGCGTGCCCGTGACGTTCGAGAAGGTGGCGCCGGCACACTATCCGGAGTTCTTCGGCAGCGCGTTCCTCGTCTACCCCGAGGGCGATTTCCCCGCCGTGCAGATCATCGTGCCGACGACGGACGGCTTCTGGCCGTGGAGCGAGGACTCCCCCGAGGGCTTCGCCCAGTGGCAGCCCGTGCTGACGGCCAGCGGCCGGCCCGAGAGCTGGACGCCCGGCGTCGACGGCCCCTGA
- the yajC gene encoding preprotein translocase subunit YajC, producing MEGLILPLLLMLVVALPLVLSTRKQKKLIAEQQEMQNSLTEGDRVMTTSGLYATVADASDDTTIDLEIAEGVVTTWLRQAVRERIVPSSEVDDAEETTTASEIEAEDAKGEADTSDENAPVASAEQSKK from the coding sequence ATGGAAGGCCTTATCCTGCCGCTGCTGTTGATGCTCGTCGTCGCGCTGCCGCTCGTCCTGAGCACGCGTAAGCAGAAGAAGCTCATAGCCGAGCAGCAGGAGATGCAGAACAGCCTGACCGAAGGTGACCGCGTGATGACCACCTCGGGTCTGTACGCGACAGTCGCCGACGCCAGCGACGACACCACCATCGACCTGGAGATCGCCGAAGGCGTGGTGACGACCTGGCTGCGCCAGGCCGTGCGTGAGCGCATCGTGCCGTCCTCCGAGGTGGACGACGCGGAGGAGACCACCACGGCCTCCGAGATCGAGGCCGAGGACGCGAAGGGCGAGGCTGACACGAGCGACGAGAACGCGCCGGTCGCCTCCGCCGAGCAGAGCAAGAAGTAA
- the ruvC gene encoding crossover junction endodeoxyribonuclease RuvC, with amino-acid sequence MRVLGVDPGLTRCGLGVVDGGAGRSVSCVAVGVVRTPVDAELPSRLLQVSEAVDDWLDTHRPDVVAVERVFSQHNVRTVMGTAQVSGVVAVCAARRGLPVSFHTPSEVKAAVTGSGRADKAQVTAMVTRVLRLRKAPSPADAADALALAICHLWREPIRARLAEAEAKAAELARVHRARLAEAAKRRENRTGTGLT; translated from the coding sequence GTGCGCGTGCTGGGTGTGGACCCCGGACTGACCCGGTGCGGGCTCGGGGTCGTCGACGGTGGTGCCGGGCGGTCCGTGTCGTGCGTGGCCGTGGGTGTGGTGCGCACGCCCGTCGACGCCGAGCTTCCGTCGCGGCTGTTGCAGGTCAGCGAGGCGGTGGACGACTGGCTCGACACCCACCGGCCGGACGTGGTCGCCGTCGAACGTGTCTTCAGTCAGCACAACGTCCGCACCGTGATGGGAACGGCGCAGGTCAGCGGTGTGGTGGCGGTGTGTGCCGCGCGTCGTGGCCTTCCGGTGTCCTTTCACACGCCCAGCGAGGTGAAAGCCGCCGTCACCGGTTCCGGCCGTGCCGACAAGGCACAGGTGACCGCGATGGTGACCCGCGTGCTGCGCCTGCGGAAGGCTCCCAGCCCGGCCGACGCCGCCGACGCGCTCGCGCTCGCGATCTGTCACCTGTGGAGGGAACCGATACGGGCACGGCTCGCGGAGGCCGAGGCGAAGGCGGCCGAACTGGCCCGTGTCCACAGGGCTCGGCTGGCCGAGGCGGCGAAGCGGCGTGAGAACAGGACAGGGACGGGATTGACATGA
- the ruvA gene encoding Holliday junction branch migration protein RuvA, producing the protein MISSVRGEVLSVGLDHAVIEVGGVGLAVQATPGTLATLRRGGQAHLYTTLVVREDALTLFGFADADSRELFGLLQTVSGIGPRLALAALAVLEPEKLRRALTEGNITVLTQVPGIGRKGAERLIIELRDKVAALAPADAEGVRAEAVSSAVRADVIDALVGLGFSAKQAEQAVEQVAGDVPDDTSRMLRAALAVLGKKK; encoded by the coding sequence ATGATCTCCTCGGTACGCGGTGAGGTGCTGTCGGTGGGGCTCGATCACGCGGTGATCGAGGTCGGCGGTGTCGGACTCGCCGTCCAGGCGACTCCGGGCACGCTCGCGACGTTGCGCAGGGGCGGCCAGGCCCACCTCTACACGACGTTGGTGGTGCGAGAGGACGCGCTGACGCTGTTCGGATTCGCCGACGCGGACTCGCGGGAATTGTTCGGGCTGCTGCAGACGGTGTCGGGGATCGGCCCTCGACTCGCGCTCGCGGCCCTGGCCGTGCTGGAGCCGGAGAAGCTGCGGCGTGCCCTGACGGAGGGCAACATCACGGTGCTCACCCAGGTACCCGGCATCGGTCGTAAGGGAGCCGAGCGGCTGATCATCGAGCTGCGCGACAAGGTGGCGGCGCTCGCGCCGGCCGACGCCGAGGGCGTGCGTGCCGAGGCCGTGAGCAGCGCGGTGCGGGCCGACGTGATCGACGCGCTGGTGGGTCTGGGCTTCTCGGCGAAACAGGCCGAACAGGCCGTGGAGCAGGTGGCGGGCGACGTGCCCGACGACACGTCGCGGATGCTGCGGGCGGCCCTCGCCGTGCTCGGCAAGAAGAAGTGA